In one window of Leguminivora glycinivorella isolate SPB_JAAS2020 chromosome 10, LegGlyc_1.1, whole genome shotgun sequence DNA:
- the LOC125230020 gene encoding uncharacterized protein K02A2.6-like, which produces MHRDVVKFVSSCDICCAHKHATHATLGVMGRPKDCSRPFQMLSMDLIGPLPPSRQQNTFIFVVTCCFSKYSLLFPIRRATSEIIAKLIEEKVFLVHGIPSTVLMDNGKQFTSNVLKKLFSDYNVPNVRFTPKYSPQVNTVERYNKVIVTAVSSYIENDHRFWDINLPKIQFAMNTAVNEVTKYSPAFLVHGRELVTSGLHYIDVELDDEIIFAPRDEYAENIGHLRKIFDKVQSSLVQSHTRNSEHYNLRRRDHHFKVGDVVWKKTFYLSDKSNMFSKKLAPKYVQCKIVAKKSNLVYELEDMQGNNLGDWHIKDFKLTNYKV; this is translated from the coding sequence ATGCATCGCGATGTAGTTAAATTCGTTTCAAGTTGCGATATCTGTTGTGCTCATAAGCATGCTACTCATGCTACTCTTGGCGTCATGGGCCGTCCTAAAGACTGCTCACGCCCTTTTCAAATGTTAAGCATGGATCTCATAGGTCCTCTACCTCCTTCTAGACAACAGAatacttttatattcgttgtgACATGCTGTTTTTCAAAGTATTCTCTTTTATTTCCCATTAGACGCGCAACTTCCGAGATTATAGCAAAACTAATCgaggaaaaagtttttttagtTCATGGCATTCCCAGTACTGTTCTCATGGACAATGGTAAACAATTCACGAGTAATGTATTAAAGAAGTTGTTTAGTGATTATAATGTGCCTAATGTAAGATTCACGCCTAAATATAGCCCACAAGTTAACACCGTTGAACGTTACAATAAAGTTATCGTTACAGCAGTGTCATCTTATATAGAAAATGATCATAGGTTCTGGGACATCAATCTACCTAAAATTCAATTCGCTATGAACACAGCTGTAAATGAGGTGACAAAGTATAGTCCTGCATTTCTTGTCCATGGCCGAGAATTAGTCACTAGCGGTTTACACTATATCGATGTTGAACTGGACGACGAAATAATTTTTGCCCCTAGAGATGAATATGCCGAGAATATAGGTCATTTGCGAAAAATATTCGACAAAGTCCAATCCTCTCTAGTTCAATCCCATACTAGGAATAGTGAACACTATAATCTACGCCGTAGGGATCACCATTTCAAAGTTGGCGATGTAGTTTGGAAGAAAACGTTTTACCTTAGTGACAAAAGCAACATGTTTTCCAAGAAACTAGCTCCTAAGTATGTCCAGTGTAAAATCGTAGCTAAGAAATCTAATTTAGTATATGAACTAGAAGACATGCAAGGGAACAATTTAGGTGACTGGCATATTAAAGATTTTAAATTGACTAATTACAAAGTTTAA